The DNA segment CCCCGCAGCTACCCTTGGTACGGTCCGTCCGCGCACCACGTGGTGCGCGGGGTAGGGTGGCTAGGTGTCAAGGCTCACCCCGAGCTTGTCCATGAACTTGTCGAATTGCTCGGCGTTCCGCAGCGTCACGGTCAGCTTGTACCCACCCTTTCCGGCTGTGGCGACGGTGCAGTCTGTGCCGATGCTCTTGCTGAGCGTCTGGCCCAGCTGGCTCAGGTAGGCGTCCTTGGCCTTCCGCTCAGCCCCGGCCTTGCTCACGCCGGTCTCCCCCTCCTTGGCCGCCCGTTCGAGCTGGCGGACGCTCAGCGACTGATCGGCCGCGATGTTGGCCAGGCGGAGCTGCTTGTCGGCATCCTCGACGCCTGCAAGAACCTTGCCGTGGCCGAGCTGCAGCCGATCGTCGCGGATCATCTCGCGAATCGGCTCGGGCAGTTCCAGGATGCGGAAGTGGGCGTTGACGGTGCCGCGATCCTCGCCGAGGCGTTCTGCGAGTTCGATCTGCGTCACGCCGAGCTGGCGTTGCAGGGCCTTGTAGGCCTCGCCGCGGTCGATGGGGTTGAGGTCTTCGCGTTGGATGTTTTCGACGAGCGCCATCTCCGCCTGGGCGGAGGCGTCGGTCTCGCGCAGGACGACGGGGACGTGGCTGAGCTGAGCCAGCTTGGCCGCCCGGAGGCGTCGTTCGCCGGCGACGAGCTCAAGCGAGCCGTCGGTTCGGCGGGTCGCAACGAGCGGCTGGATGACGCCGTTGACCTTCAGCGAGGCTGCCAGTTCCGCCAGCGATGCCGGTCCGAACGCCCGGCGGGGCTGGTGCGGATTCGGCTTGATCTCCTCAACGGCCACCTGCAGCGGCGCACCAGCAGGGCGATCGTCGGCAGCGGCGGGGGCCTTCGTCTCAGCTTTCGTAGGCGATTCCGCCGGTGCGTCGTCGACCTGCATGAGGCTGCTCAGCCCCCGCCCGAGGCGAGGCCGCTTCCCGCTGGCAGACTTCCCTGCGGAGGGTGGAGACGAGGGGGACCGATCGGCTTTCTTGGCACTCACGGAGTGAGCGTAGAGCAGGGCGGTTTCGTGGCAAGCACGTCGGTGCCGCGCACCACGTGGTGCGCGAGTTGAGGTCGGGAGTCGGGAGTCGGGGCGATGCCAGCTCAAGCTGCCGACGACGTGCTTGTCGGGCGGGTCACGATGTTGCTACGTCGGTTGCCCCACAATGGGCGCGTACCGCTGGTCCGGTAACCCGGTCGCTGCTCCGGTTGGAGTCATGGTCATCCAGTGAGGTTGGCCACGAAGCCCTGTCCGTCATCCCGAGCGCAGCCGAGGGACCTCGCCTGGCGTCCGTCCCCAGCGGCAAAGGCGAGGTCCTTCGACTCGCTTCGCTCGCTCAGGATGACGCCGCAGCGCGCTGCTGTTGCGAAAATCGCCGCAGCATGTGCGGGCCGGACGGAGCGGAGGTGAAGTTGGGCACCGTTGGGGTCGCCGGCGGGGCGGGGCCGGGCTGTTTTACGGTCTACGGCGGTCATCACGAGATCCCGGCCGGTACTCGCACCTGTCGAACCAATCTGGCGACCATTGAGGCGTCAGAATCGCGGATGCCCGCGTCGTTTCACAGCACTGACTCGGCCGCGGAACGGACATCACAGCGACACCATGAACCGCCGCCGACGCTTGATCGTCAGCGTCGCCGGTTTAATTTATTTTAACAAATCACAAACATCAATCGAAACTTGAAAGCTATGCCGGCGGTAGGGCAGGGGGCCACGCTACAGTCGGCCGAAGGAACGTACCGCATGCCCTACACCCTTGAAGAAGCACCGGCCGAACTGCTGCCCGCCGAGACCGATGACGACGTCGGCTCCAACCGCTGGACCCTCAACTTCGGCCCGCAGCACCCGGCCACGCACACCACCCTCCGGCTCGTCCTCGAGCTCGACGGCGAACGCGTGGTCAAGTGCACGCCCCACATCGGCTACCTCCACTCGGGCTTCGAGAAGCTGGGCGAACACCTCAACTACAACCAGTACGTCACGATCGTCGATCGGATGGACTACTCCGCTCCGATCTACAACGAGCTGGCCTGGCACGACGCGGCCGAGCGGCTCATGGGCATCGAGCTGACCCCACGGACCAAGGTCCTTCGCACCATCGCCGGCGAGCTGGGACGTATCCAGAGCCACCTCCTCTGCTGCGCGGCCGCGGGTCTGGATTTGGGTGCTTTCACCAGCTTTTTGTACGGTTTCAACCAGCGGGAGCACATCTACGACATCGTCGAGTTCATGACCGGCCAGCGGTATCACACCGGCTGGACGCGTGTCGGCGGGCTCAACCAGGACCTGCCCGACGAGGCCGTTTACAAGCGGATGGTCAAGAACTTCATCAACGACTCGCTGCCTGAAGCGATCGGCGACATGGAGAAACTCCTCAACCGCAACCGCATCTTCGTCGAGCGGACCAAGGGCATCGGCGTGCTCAGCCCCGAGGAAGCCACCGCCTGGAGCGTCACCGGCCCGATGGCGCGTGCGAGCGGCGTGAAGCGCGACCTGCGCAAGGAAGAACCCTACCTCTGCTTCGCCGACAACTGGGACGGCGAGGGGGCCGAGGCACCCGAGTTCAAGGTACCGGTGATGGAGACGGGCGACGTGTATGCCCGTTTCCTGGTAAGGCTTGAGGAAATGAAGCAGTCGGCGAGCATCATCGCCCAGCTCATCGACAAGCTCCCCGGCGGCCCGGTCAACGTCAGCCCCGAAGGCAAGGAAGTGCTCCCGCCCAAGGAGCAGGTCTACGGCAGCATCGAAGGCCTCATCCAGCACTTCGAGATGATCATGACCAACCGCGGCTTCGAGACCCCCAAGGGTGAGGCCTACGGCCGGATCGAGAGCGCCAACGGCGAGCTCGGCTACTACGTCGTCAGCGACGGAAGCAATGTCCCGTGGCGGGTCCGCACGCGCGGGCCGATCTTCTTCAACTACCAGACCTTCCCGAAGCTGATCGAGGGCCACACCGTCAGCGACGTCGTCGCCATTCTCGGCAGCATCAACGTCATCGCCGCGGAGCTGGATCGGTAGGCGATTCGTGTAGACTACGACAATGTCGACCCTGGCCGAGGTTCAAGAGGCGATCCGGCGAATGCCGCCGGAGGAGGTCGCGGCCTTTCGGCGGTGGTGGGAGGAGCGCGACGCCGACGCCTGGGACGAGCAGATCGAGCGCGACGTCGCCGACGGCAAGCTCGATGCATTCGCAGACGCGGCACTCGAAGAGATGCGTGGCGAGACGGCTGAAGACGTCGTCGACGGCATGAAGCGGCGGGGAGCGTGAAGCACCGTGCAGCCAAGTCGTTCTGGCGGCTTCTGGACAAGCCGCCGCAACAGGAGCAACGGCGTGCGCGTGAGAATTATGAGCTCCTGAAGCACGATGAGCGGCACCCGTCGCTCCACTTCAAGCGAATCGGCAGGTACTGCTCGGTCCGGGTCGGATTGGACTACCGGGCGGTCGGTGTGCCCGACGGCGATGTGGTCATGTGGGTCTGGATCGGCACGCACGCCGACTACGACCGATTGATTGGCGGGTGAGGCGTAGCCTTGGGCGTTGTACCCGAAGGCCATCATTACCGGTGTCGGCTGCGTCTCGCCGAATGGGGTTGGCAAACGCGCGTTTGTCGAGGCGTGTGTTACCGGACAATCGGGGCTGCGGCGGCCGCCGGAGGGGTGGGGCGAGCGGACGAGCAGCGTCGGACAGGTCGTTGACTTCGAGCCGGCAGACCACCTCGATGCCGCCGATCTGAAGCGGGTGCCGCCGGTCGTGCCGCTGGCGTTGGCGGCGGCGAGGGAAGCCGTCGAGCAGGCGAGCCTCGACGTCAATGACGAAGCAGCAAGTCGACGCGTCGGCCTCGTCCTCGGCACGGGAGGAGGCGGGCTGTCGTTCGTCGAGGAGCAGTACGCACGCCTCTACACCGGCCGCGGTGGGGCGTCGCCGTACTCGATCACCGGCGGCACCCACGGCAACCTCGCGGGCGAACTCTCCATCGCACTCGGACTTCGTGGACCAAGCCACGTCGTCTCGACCGGCTGCGCCTCCTCCACCGACGCGCTCGGCTACGTGCTCATGCTGATCCGCTCGGGCCGATGCGACGCCGTCGTCTGCGGCGGGGCGGACGCACCGATCGCCCCCGGCATCCTCCGCGGCTTCGAACGCATGGGCGTCGTCTCGACCCGCCTCTGGGACGACCCGACGCAAAGCTCCCGGCCCTTCACGAAAACCCGAGACGGGCTCGTTCTGGCCGAGGGGGCGTGGATGTTCGTCGTCGAACGCGACGGCTGGCGGCAGGGTGGTGAGCCGCTGGGCGAGCTGGCCGGCTACGGCAGCACGAGCGACGCCTACCACCGCGTCCGCATCGCGCCCGACGTCACCGAGTGCGTCCGCGCGATGAGCGACGCCCTGGTTGACGCCGGTGCCACGCCGGGTGAGGTCGACAGCGTCAACCTGCACGGCACGAGCACCGAGATGAACGATCGCCTCGAGACGCTGGCGATGCACAAGCTGCTCGGCGATCGGGCGAGGCTCGTCCCGATGAGCGCGACCAAGTCGCTCATCGGCCACCCGCAAGGTGCCGGCGGTGCTGCGGGACTGGCCGCGGCGCTGCTGTCGGCGCGCGAGGGCTTCGTCCATCCGACGATCAACCTCGACGACCCGGACTCCGAGTGCGACCTCGACTACTGCCCGAACGTCGCTCGCGAGGCGACGGTCGACTTGCTCCTGTGCAACTGCATCGCGTTTGGCAGCAAGAACAGCGCGCTCGCCGTTCGCGTGCTTCGGTAGCCCGCAGCCTCAACCCTTGTGCCTTAACTTCCGCATGGCTCCCGACGACCTAGACGCCTGGCTCGACGATCCGCAGCGCCGCCCGATCATCGTCGGCATCCTCAACGCCACGCCCGACAGCTTCAGCGACGGCGGGCTCTACCTGTCGCCGGACGCGGCGCGGGATCGGGTGCGGCAGATGATCGACGACGGGGCCGACTGGATCGACGTCGGCGGCGAGAGCACCCGTCCGGGCAGCGAGTCGGTCGATGCCGACGAACAGATCCGCCGGGTGATGCCGGCCGTCGAGGCAGGCGTGACGGCCGGCGTCGTGGTCAGCATCGACACGACGAGCGCGGCCGTGGGCCGACCAGCGATGTCGGCCGGGGCGAGTGTCGTCAACGACGTCGCCGCAGGTCGCGACGATCCCGACATGCCCGCCGCGATGGCCGAGGCGAAGGCGGTCGTCCTCATGCACCGGCTCGGCGACTCGAAGACCATGCAGGACGACCCGCGGTACGACGACGTCGTCGCCGAGGTCGAGGCCTTCCTGCTCGAACGCGCCGTGGCCATCGGCGTCGAGCCGCGACGCGTCTTGCTCGACCCCGGCATCGGCTTCGGCAAGACCGTTCGTCACAACCTCCAGCTTCTCGCGGCCACCCGGCGACTCGCGGACCTCGGCCATCCGCTGCTCGTCGGGGCGAGCCGCAAGCGCTTCCTCGGGACGATCACGAATCAGCCCGACGCCGACAAGCGACAGTTCTCCACCGCGGCGACGGTCGCGTGGTCCGTCGCCAACGGGGCGTCCGCGATCCGCGTGCACGACGTTCGCGAGATGCGCGAGGTGCGCGACGTGGTCGACGCGATTCAGCGACCGGCGGCGTTTGGGTGATCGCTCAGACTGCGGGCCTTAGCCCCGCAGCTACTACCCCCGAACGTCGAGCTACTCTGCAAATCAGGTAGCTGCGGGGCTACGGCCCGCAGTCCGAATCTCGAGCAACGCCCTTGCACCTGCAGCACGTCGCGGTAGCTTCGACCCGTGGGCGAGCCGCGACGAGACGAGCCGCGCGAGCGGATCAGGCCCGTCGGGGTCGCCGCCTACCCGCTCGTGCCGGTCGCCGTCTGCTTCGTCGTCGGCATCCTCCTGCACGATCGCCTGCCGATTCGCCCCGGCGTCTACCTGACGGTCATCACCTGCCTCGTCGTGGCGACCATCGTTGGCCGACGTGCATCGCTGCGGATGGCACTGGCGACCGGCGCATTCGTCCTCCTCGGCACCGTCGCCGCTCAGCTCGCGCGCTACCACTACCCGGCCGACCACGTCGTCCGATACGCGAGCGAGTCGCCGCGGCTCGCACGCGTCGAAGGCACGCTCGTCGGCACGCCCAGGCTTGTCGGCCAACCCGACACCGGCCGACCGCGTCCGCCGAAGATGGCCGGGCTGCTCCGCATCGATCGCGTCGAAACCTGGGACGGCTGGGTCGACGTCTCAGGCAATGCGCTCCTGCAGATCCGTGAGCCCGACCCGCGCCTCCTCGACGGGCAACGCGTGCGTCTGCTCGGCTGGCTCGAACAGCCCGGCCGCGCGATGAACCCAGGCCAGTTCGACTACGCCGCCTTCTACCGCGGCCGACGCGTTCCCGTCAGCCTCCGCACCCACGGCCCGGCCGCGATCGACGTGCTCAGCGAGGCCGCGCCGTCCCGACTCGCCGGCTTTCGGCAACACGTGCGATCGGCGTTGCTCGACGGCTTCAACTCTGGCGATCGCGACGACGCGCTGCTCCTTCGTGCGATGCTCCTCGGCCAGCGCGATCCGGCGATGGATGACGATCGCGAGCTCTTCCGTGCAAGCGGCACCGGACACTTCCTCGCCGTCAGCGGACTGCACGTCGGCATCATCGCGGCCTCGGCCTTCGCAGTCGCGCGACTGCTCGGTGCCGGCACGCGGCTGACGGCCGTCTGGTGTGTCGTGGTCGTCGGGACGTACACGCTCGCGGCCGAACCGTCGCCGCCGGTGCTGCGCGCGGCCATCCTCGCGGTCGGCCTCGGCACGGGCATCCTCTTCGGCAGACGCACCGCCGGCGTGCAGCTGCTGGCGCTGGCGGGACTGCTCCTGCTGGCGGTCTTTCCGCTGGACATCTATCGGGCCGGGTTTCAGCTGAGCTTCGTGACGGTGCTGGCGCTGATCCTGCTCGCCGGCCCTGCACGACGATGGGCACTGGCGACCGTCCGCCAGCCCGACGACGCGGCGGCGCTCGCAACACCCGATGGTCGAGTCGTCCGGCTGGCCGACTGGTGCGACCGGAAGCTGATCGACGCCTTCGCCGCCGCACTCATTGCGTGGCTGGCGTCGATGCCGCTGGTGGCGATGCACTTCGGGCAGTTTCACTTGTGGTCCATTCCGGCCAGCGTCCTCGCCGGGCCGTTGGTCGTCGCGTCGTTGCTGGGCGGCGTGGTGAAGGTGGTGCTGACGCTGCTGGTGCCCGAGGCGGCGGCGTGGTGGGCGACGATGGCTTCGTGGCCGGTGGAGGCGATGCGGTCGACGGTCGCCTGGTTCAGCCGGCTGCCATTGGCGGACGTGCCCCTGCCGACGCCGCCGCTGTGGCTCGTCGTCGCGACGTATCTGGCGCTCGTCGGCATCTGGCTGACGCTGCGGAAGTGGCCGGTGCGTCGGCGTCCGCCGGCCTCGCTCGTCTGGGGTTTGCGGGCATCCGTCGTCCTCGCGGCCGGGTTTCTGTTCGTGATGCCGGTGCTGGGCGCGACGACGCCGACACTGCTGACGAAGCCGTTGCGCGTGACGTTGCTCGCGGTAGGGGCGGGGCAGGCAGCCGTCGTCGAGCAGCCCAACGGCCGGGTCACGATGATCGATGCCGGCAGCATCTCTCTGGCCGAGCCGTGGGAATCGTGCATCGGCCCGTTCCTCCGCAGCCGCGGCATCGCCCGGATCGATCGCCTCGTCCTGAGCCACGCGAACCTCGACCACTACAACGGCGCGGCCGATCTCATCGAGCGGTACGGCATTCGCGAAGTCGTCGTGGGGCCCGGCTTCGAGGACGACGCCCGACGCGACGGCGTCGGCCGGGCCTTGCTGGCCGCGATTGCCGAGGCGGACGTGCCGATGCGGATCGTCCAGCGCGGCGACGTCGTGCCGATGGGCTCGGCCACGTCGTTCCAGGTCCACTGGCCACCAGCTGAAGTGGACGGTCTCACGCCCAACGACGCGTCGATCGTCGCGACGCTGCAGCATGAAGGTCAGCGCGTCCTCTTCACCGGCGACCTCCAGGCCGATGGCATGACTGGCGCGATGGGCAACGACCTGCCGGACGTCGACGTGCTCGTCGCGCCGCATCACGGCAGCACCGAGACGCCGACGCCGGACTTCGTTGAAGCGTGCCTGCCCGAGTGGGTCGTCTCCAGCGACGGCCGCCGGCTCTCGCAGAAGCAGCGTCGCCTGCCCGACGTGATCGGCGATCGCCCATTGCTCCGCACGGGACGTGACGGTGCGATCCTGATCGACCTGTCACGCGAGGGCGTCACGGTCGAATCGTTCCTCGACAGCGAGCGACGAACACTCACGGTTGCGGAGTGAATCGCGTCTTCCACCCGAAGCCGTGGGTAGAGCGAAGCGTCACCCCGGGTCCGGACGGATACCAACGACCCAGACCCGGGGCGACGCTGCGCTCTGCCCGTCGGCTTCGGGGATGGGTGGGATCGGGTCGGGGATCAGTTTTTGCGGAGGAAGCGATCGACGCCCGTCCGTCCACTTCCGACAAGAAGAAACGTCAGCGCGAGAACGAGGTAGAGCACCGCTGGCTCAGCAGCACCTTCGGCTGGGACCCAGAACGGGGCCTCGCCTCGGAACGCGGGTGCCTTGGCGACGAACGTCGCAACGCCGAACACGCCAATCAACCACGCGGACGCAAAGCGCGTAGCCAGGCCCAGCGCGAGCATGACACCTCCGACCAGTTCTCCGAGCCCCGCCATCCACGCGTTCAGGTAAGGCATGGGAACGTCGAGCTTGTCGAGGTACTGCACGAACCCGTCCTTGGGCGGGATCTTGCCGAGGCCGTGACCGAACGCGATGAACAGACCGGTCGTGACCCGCAGGACGAGCAGGCCGATCTCGGACGCCGCGTTCCCGCCACCGACGCCGCCGAAGACCAGGGGCTTGAGCTTCTGTTTGAGCATGCCCTTTATATCGGCCAGCCGCGGCGAGGTTGCGGCGTCGTGCCCCCGGATGCAGCCGCGGCCGCTAGCCCGTACCGTGTCGTCCGCGTCGAACGGAATCGACGCGGTCTGCCGCAATGTCTGAAGAGAAGCCCGTCCTCGAGTACCAGTCGAAGCGTCGCCCCAAGAAGGAGCGGCGGCGATACGTGTGGCGGGCGGTGGCGTACCTCCGGCCGTACAAGCGGCAGGTGATCGTCAGCATCGTCTGCGCCTTCTTCGCCGGCGGCGCCTTCTTCGGCGGCCTGGGCGCGTTCCTGCCGGTCCTGCAGACCCTGCTCAATGGCGACACGCCACGCATGTGGGTCGACCGGATGGTGGCGGAACAGCGGTGGGGCATCGATCTGGCGGATGATCCCTCTGAACTCCAGATAATCGATGATTCTGGCCTCGAGATGGAGTTGACGATTTCGTCCACGAGTAAGCGCACCAATAAAGGTGTCTGGCCGAAGTTTGCGGGAGATGACGTCGAGCAGAACCTGAGCAGCCTCGCATCTGGCACTCCGTCTGACCTTGCTCCTTACGACACGGATGTCGTGCCCTACGTCAACGTTCCCCGCGGTGCCATCGTCAGCGATTACGGGAGCAGCACGACCGTTCGGCAGAACGACGTCTCCCTTCACCTCCGCCTCCTCCGTCGCGTCGTCTACCTGTTGCCCTCCAGCCCCGTCGGGGCGGCGGCGTGGATCATGGGGATCGCGCTCGTCCTCAACATCGTCAGCAACCTCTTCCGTTTCGTCCAGGAGTTCATCAGCAACAAGGTCGCGCTCTCGGCCGTCAACGACATCCGACGCGACCTGTACGACCACACGCTCCGAACGCCCATCGCCGGCTTCGGCCGGACTGGCACGGGCGACGTCACCAGCCGCATCATCGGCGACGCGGCCCAGCTGCAGGAAGGCCTCCGCACGCTCCTCGGCCGGGCCGTGCAGGAGCCGATCCTCGCGCTCTTCGGCCTGGCGTTCGCGCTTTGGCTCGACTGGCGACTGACCCTGCTCGTCATCGGCTTCGCCCCGATCATGCTGCTCGTCCTCAAACGCTTCGGCAAGAAGATGCGTCGCGCCGGCCGCAAGGCGCTCGAAGAAAACGCCGAACTTCTGGGGCAAATCGAGGGCACGCTGACGGGCATCAAGATCGTCAAGGCCAACAACGCGGAGGCCGCGGAAGTCGGCCGGCTGCGGGTCATCCTCGACAGTCTGCTGGGCTTCCAGCTGAGGCTCGCGCGGTACGACGCGCTAAGCACGCCGGTCATGGGCACGCTGGCAACGCTCGCCATCGGCGTCGTCTTCGTCGTGGCGATCTACCTCGTCCGCATCGACCAGAGCCTGAGCGCCGCCTCTGCGATCATGGTCTTCGCCTCGCTCGTGCAGATTGCCGAGTCGGTGCGGCGGATCAGCAAGCTGAACGTCGTCCTGTCCAAGGCCAACGCCGCCGGCGAACGGGTCTTCGAGATGATCGACCTGCCTGTCGAAAGTCAGAGATCGCAAAGACGCGAAGACACGAAGAGTGACGCGAAGAGCAGAGCAGATGATGAGGTGAGTGCTTCAGAACCTTCTCTCACCTTCGCGTCTGACTTCGCGTCTTCGCGTCTTCGCGATCTCCGAGTCGATGACCAAATCAGCTTCGATTCCGTCACCTTCGCCTACGCCGAGCACGAGCCGCCGGCGTTGCAGGATGTGTCGCTCAGCGTGCAGGCCGGCGAGTCAGTGGCCGTCGTCGGGCGGAACGGCAGTGGCAAGACGACGCTGCTCTCCATGCTGCCGCGGTTTTACGACCCGACGAGTGGCCGCGTGACCATCGACGGCACCGACGTCCGCGAGCTCGACCTGGCCGAGCTTCGCCAGCTCATCGGCGTCGTCACGCAGGACGCCCACGTCTTCGCCGGCACCATCGCTCACAACATCGCCTACGGCCGACCCGACGCGACGCGCGAGGAAATCATCGACGCCGCCAAACAGGCCGAGGCCCACGAGTTCATCCAGGACAAGCCAAGCGGCTACGACGCCTTCCTCTCCGGCCTGGGCGGGCAACTTTCCGGCGGACAACGCCAGCGTCTCAACATCGCCCGCGCGATCCTGCGCGACCCGCCGGTGCTGATCCTCGATGAGGCCACGAGCCAAGTCGACGCGCAAAGCGAGCACCTCATCCAACAAGCCATCGGCCGGCTCATGAAGGGGCGGACGACGTTCGTGATCGCGCACCGCTTCAGCACGATCCTCGACTGCGACCGCATCGCCGTCCTCAACGCCGGCCGCCTTGTCGCCGTCGGCCCGCACGACGAACTGCTGGACACGAGCGACGTCTACCGCGACCTCTACGAACGGCAGCTGGTCACGGCGTGACGCTCACACTCTCCCCATCGACAGCCCGAACGGAATCTCCGGCGGTTTGGGGAAGCCGCGGCGGGCGCGGTCGTTGCCTTCGCGGACGAGGCTGACGGCCTTCTTCAGGTCGGCCTCCGTGCGTTCGCGTCGGCCGTCCTCGATCGCGAGCAGGCCGCTGAGGCGGAGGATTTC comes from the Planctomycetota bacterium genome and includes:
- a CDS encoding ABC transporter ATP-binding protein; protein product: MSEEKPVLEYQSKRRPKKERRRYVWRAVAYLRPYKRQVIVSIVCAFFAGGAFFGGLGAFLPVLQTLLNGDTPRMWVDRMVAEQRWGIDLADDPSELQIIDDSGLEMELTISSTSKRTNKGVWPKFAGDDVEQNLSSLASGTPSDLAPYDTDVVPYVNVPRGAIVSDYGSSTTVRQNDVSLHLRLLRRVVYLLPSSPVGAAAWIMGIALVLNIVSNLFRFVQEFISNKVALSAVNDIRRDLYDHTLRTPIAGFGRTGTGDVTSRIIGDAAQLQEGLRTLLGRAVQEPILALFGLAFALWLDWRLTLLVIGFAPIMLLVLKRFGKKMRRAGRKALEENAELLGQIEGTLTGIKIVKANNAEAAEVGRLRVILDSLLGFQLRLARYDALSTPVMGTLATLAIGVVFVVAIYLVRIDQSLSAASAIMVFASLVQIAESVRRISKLNVVLSKANAAGERVFEMIDLPVESQRSQRREDTKSDAKSRADDEVSASEPSLTFASDFASSRLRDLRVDDQISFDSVTFAYAEHEPPALQDVSLSVQAGESVAVVGRNGSGKTTLLSMLPRFYDPTSGRVTIDGTDVRELDLAELRQLIGVVTQDAHVFAGTIAHNIAYGRPDATREEIIDAAKQAEAHEFIQDKPSGYDAFLSGLGGQLSGGQRQRLNIARAILRDPPVLILDEATSQVDAQSEHLIQQAIGRLMKGRTTFVIAHRFSTILDCDRIAVLNAGRLVAVGPHDELLDTSDVYRDLYERQLVTA
- a CDS encoding DoxX family protein, encoding MLKQKLKPLVFGGVGGGNAASEIGLLVLRVTTGLFIAFGHGLGKIPPKDGFVQYLDKLDVPMPYLNAWMAGLGELVGGVMLALGLATRFASAWLIGVFGVATFVAKAPAFRGEAPFWVPAEGAAEPAVLYLVLALTFLLVGSGRTGVDRFLRKN
- a CDS encoding beta-ketoacyl-[acyl-carrier-protein] synthase family protein — protein: MYPKAIITGVGCVSPNGVGKRAFVEACVTGQSGLRRPPEGWGERTSSVGQVVDFEPADHLDAADLKRVPPVVPLALAAAREAVEQASLDVNDEAASRRVGLVLGTGGGGLSFVEEQYARLYTGRGGASPYSITGGTHGNLAGELSIALGLRGPSHVVSTGCASSTDALGYVLMLIRSGRCDAVVCGGADAPIAPGILRGFERMGVVSTRLWDDPTQSSRPFTKTRDGLVLAEGAWMFVVERDGWRQGGEPLGELAGYGSTSDAYHRVRIAPDVTECVRAMSDALVDAGATPGEVDSVNLHGTSTEMNDRLETLAMHKLLGDRARLVPMSATKSLIGHPQGAGGAAGLAAALLSAREGFVHPTINLDDPDSECDLDYCPNVAREATVDLLLCNCIAFGSKNSALAVRVLR
- a CDS encoding ParB/RepB/Spo0J family partition protein; the encoded protein is MQVDDAPAESPTKAETKAPAAADDRPAGAPLQVAVEEIKPNPHQPRRAFGPASLAELAASLKVNGVIQPLVATRRTDGSLELVAGERRLRAAKLAQLSHVPVVLRETDASAQAEMALVENIQREDLNPIDRGEAYKALQRQLGVTQIELAERLGEDRGTVNAHFRILELPEPIREMIRDDRLQLGHGKVLAGVEDADKQLRLANIAADQSLSVRQLERAAKEGETGVSKAGAERKAKDAYLSQLGQTLSKSIGTDCTVATAGKGGYKLTVTLRNAEQFDKFMDKLGVSLDT
- the folP gene encoding dihydropteroate synthase gives rise to the protein MAPDDLDAWLDDPQRRPIIVGILNATPDSFSDGGLYLSPDAARDRVRQMIDDGADWIDVGGESTRPGSESVDADEQIRRVMPAVEAGVTAGVVVSIDTTSAAVGRPAMSAGASVVNDVAAGRDDPDMPAAMAEAKAVVLMHRLGDSKTMQDDPRYDDVVAEVEAFLLERAVAIGVEPRRVLLDPGIGFGKTVRHNLQLLAATRRLADLGHPLLVGASRKRFLGTITNQPDADKRQFSTAATVAWSVANGASAIRVHDVREMREVRDVVDAIQRPAAFG
- a CDS encoding ComEC/Rec2 family competence protein → MGEPRRDEPRERIRPVGVAAYPLVPVAVCFVVGILLHDRLPIRPGVYLTVITCLVVATIVGRRASLRMALATGAFVLLGTVAAQLARYHYPADHVVRYASESPRLARVEGTLVGTPRLVGQPDTGRPRPPKMAGLLRIDRVETWDGWVDVSGNALLQIREPDPRLLDGQRVRLLGWLEQPGRAMNPGQFDYAAFYRGRRVPVSLRTHGPAAIDVLSEAAPSRLAGFRQHVRSALLDGFNSGDRDDALLLRAMLLGQRDPAMDDDRELFRASGTGHFLAVSGLHVGIIAASAFAVARLLGAGTRLTAVWCVVVVGTYTLAAEPSPPVLRAAILAVGLGTGILFGRRTAGVQLLALAGLLLLAVFPLDIYRAGFQLSFVTVLALILLAGPARRWALATVRQPDDAAALATPDGRVVRLADWCDRKLIDAFAAALIAWLASMPLVAMHFGQFHLWSIPASVLAGPLVVASLLGGVVKVVLTLLVPEAAAWWATMASWPVEAMRSTVAWFSRLPLADVPLPTPPLWLVVATYLALVGIWLTLRKWPVRRRPPASLVWGLRASVVLAAGFLFVMPVLGATTPTLLTKPLRVTLLAVGAGQAAVVEQPNGRVTMIDAGSISLAEPWESCIGPFLRSRGIARIDRLVLSHANLDHYNGAADLIERYGIREVVVGPGFEDDARRDGVGRALLAAIAEADVPMRIVQRGDVVPMGSATSFQVHWPPAEVDGLTPNDASIVATLQHEGQRVLFTGDLQADGMTGAMGNDLPDVDVLVAPHHGSTETPTPDFVEACLPEWVVSSDGRRLSQKQRRLPDVIGDRPLLRTGRDGAILIDLSREGVTVESFLDSERRTLTVAE
- a CDS encoding NADH-quinone oxidoreductase subunit D yields the protein MPYTLEEAPAELLPAETDDDVGSNRWTLNFGPQHPATHTTLRLVLELDGERVVKCTPHIGYLHSGFEKLGEHLNYNQYVTIVDRMDYSAPIYNELAWHDAAERLMGIELTPRTKVLRTIAGELGRIQSHLLCCAAAGLDLGAFTSFLYGFNQREHIYDIVEFMTGQRYHTGWTRVGGLNQDLPDEAVYKRMVKNFINDSLPEAIGDMEKLLNRNRIFVERTKGIGVLSPEEATAWSVTGPMARASGVKRDLRKEEPYLCFADNWDGEGAEAPEFKVPVMETGDVYARFLVRLEEMKQSASIIAQLIDKLPGGPVNVSPEGKEVLPPKEQVYGSIEGLIQHFEMIMTNRGFETPKGEAYGRIESANGELGYYVVSDGSNVPWRVRTRGPIFFNYQTFPKLIEGHTVSDVVAILGSINVIAAELDR